The genomic segment CTTGGCGCACGTCCTGATTACCAGTTCGGCGTCAGCGGCTGAAGAGCCCAAACCGCTGAAGGTATTGCTCATTGCCGGCGGTTGTTGTCACGATTACGCGAAGCAGAAAGATATCTTGAAAAAGGGGATCGAGGAGCGGGCCAATGCGCAGGTGGACATCATCTTCGTCGATGATGACAGCACGCACCCGAAACTGCCCATTTACGGCAACCCCGACTACGCGAGGGGCTACGACGTCGTGATTCATGACGAATGCGCTGCCGATGTGAATGATCCGGCTATCGTCGAGGCGGTCCTCAAACCGCATCGTGACGGTATCCCGGGGGTGAACCTCCACTGCGCCATGCACTGCTATCGCATCGGCAATCCCAACGACCCGGTGACGCCCGACACACCGCATGGGTTTTGGTTTGAATATCTGGGCCTACAGTCCAGCGGTCACGGCGCGCA from the Verrucomicrobiia bacterium genome contains:
- a CDS encoding ThuA domain-containing protein — translated: MSRKTILLLGATLAHVLITSSASAAEEPKPLKVLLIAGGCCHDYAKQKDILKKGIEERANAQVDIIFVDDDSTHPKLPIYGNPDYARGYDVVIHDECAADVNDPAIVEAVLKPHRDGIPGVNLHCAMHCYRIGNPNDPVTPDTPHGFWFEYLGLQSSGHGAQLPIAIRFMDPDNPITKGMKDWTTIHEELYNNVKVFDGANPLARGKQGKNDFVVVWTNLYQGKTRVFSTTIGHNNQTVEDPRYLDLVTRGVLWACGKLGEDGKALPGYGK